The Macaca mulatta isolate MMU2019108-1 chromosome 19, T2T-MMU8v2.0, whole genome shotgun sequence sequence TTCTGGACACAGCTGATGTTGCTGCTCTGGAAGAATTCCATGTATCGCCGGAGACAGCCGGTAACACCCCGGTGTGCGGCCAGGGCCGGGTGGGCCGGCAGCCCCTACTGTCCCCCACCATCTCCCACCTATTCTCCCCCAGGTGCAGCTTCTGGTCGAATTGCTGtggcctctcttcctcttcttcatcctGGTGGCTGTTCGCCACTCCCACCCGCCCCTGGAGCACCATGAATGTGAGCCCCCCCAGCGGCCAGGCACTTTGCCTGTGTAGGGGAAGGCAGACGGGTCCCCCGAGCACAGGGATCCCCAGTGCATGTCAGGGAGCTTTCACCAGACCGCCAATACATGGCATGGGAGTGAGCTCTCCGTCGCTGGAGGCATACAAGCAGTGCCGGGCGACCCGATGGGGGTGGAGTCAGAGTCCACGGGGCCTCAGCACCGGGCATCTCCCCGCAGGCCACTTCCCCAACAAGCCACTGCCATCGGCGGGCACCGTGCCCTGGCTCCAGGGTCTCATCTGTAACATGAACAACACCTGCTTCCCACAGCTGACACTGGGCGAGGAGCCCGGGCGTCTGAGCAACTTCAACAATTCCCTGTGAGCCAGAGGCAGTGGGTGTGGCCAGCCTGCAAACGAGGGGCTGCAGTGCCTGCCGGAACCCTGCCTCCTGCCCTCTCTCTGTCCCCAGGGTCTCCCGGCTGCTAGCCGATGCCCGCACTGTGCTGGGAGGGGCCAGTGCCCACAGGACGCTGGCTGGCCTGGGGAAGCTGATCGCCATGCTGAGGGCTGCACCCAGCACAGGTGAGGAGGCCGGGGGGCCTCTGGCAGGGCTGAGCTCTGAGCCTCGACTTGCCCGGCCATGAAATGGGcacagggtgggggtgggtgcctCAGGCCACCGTCCCCCCAGCCCCATGCTCCTGTGTGCTCCTCCCCCAGCCCGGCCTCAACCAACCAAGCAGTCTCCACTGGAACCACCTATGTTGGACGTCGCGGAGCTGCTGACGTCATTGCTGCGCATGGTAGGGTGTGGGGACGGGACCGCGCTGACTTCCTGGGACGCTACACTGGGAATGTCCTGGCACTGCACCACCCCAGGCCAAGGACCTCCCGTTCCAGGCATCCAGGCTGTCCCTGGTCCCTGCAGTGATGCTTCTTGTCCTGTCTGGGCCCAGACAGAGTGTGTCTGACCCGGTGATGAAGACTTGTCTGTGAGATCTCGAATGAGTCCCTGTgtctctcagagcctcagtttccctatttgTAAAGTGAGGGCTATGATAGTATGGTCTGCCTGGGAACTGGCCAGAGCGCTGGACCCCTAGTGAGCGCTCAAAGTCATTGTCACCCTTGTGGTCTTTCTCCCCAGGAATCCCTGGGGTTGGCACTGGGCCAAGCCCAGGAGCCCTTGCAGAGCTTGTTGGAGGCAGCTGAGGACCTGGCCCAGGAGGTACGAGGCCCCACCCATCCTCAACCCCCATGCAGGCAACGTTGGCAGGCAGCCTGCACCGGGAGGGTCTCGGGCAGCCCGGACACTTCTCTTGGGTGGGTCTTCAGGAGAATTAGCAAGAGAGGGAGAGGCTGCCCCTGACCCAGTGCCCTGCCCTGGTTAGGGCTTGAAGTTGGGATCGCTGCCAGCTCCGTCTGGTGACCTCTCTCTAGATCCTGGCGCTGCCTAGCCTGGTGGAGCTTCAGGCACTGCTGCACAGACCCCGAGGGACTGGTGGGCCCCTGGAGTTGCTGTCTGAGGCCCTCTGCAGTGCCAGGGGACCTAGCAGCACAGTGGGCCCCTCCCTCAACTGGTATGAGGCtagtgacctgatggagctggtGAGACAGGAGCCAGAATCAGCCCTGCCGGACAGCAGCCTGAGTGAGTGACTGACCTTGGTTTCCCCTCCTGGGAAGTGGAGCGGTGGACATGGGGGCAGGGCCTCATGGCACCTCCATCCCAGGCCCCGCCTGCTCAGAGCTGATTGGAGCCCTGGACAACCATCCGCTGTCCCGCCTGCTCTGGAGACGCCTGAAGCCTCTGATCCTGGGGAAGCTGCTGTTTGCACCAGATACACCTTTTACCCGGAAGCTCATGGCCCAGGTGGGGGTAGCCTGGATGCTGGGGCGGGAGGGTGGCAGCCAGAGCCTATCCAGTACACTCAGTCCAGTGGCTCAGAGCCAGGCCAGAGGGTCATGGAAACTGGGTTTGAAGAAGTAGGAGTTAGCTGATGGAAGGAGATCAGCACGTGTGAAGGATCATTAGTGGAGGGGGTGCTGTCCGCAGGTGAACCGGACCTTTGAGGAGCTGGCCCTGCTGAGGGATGTCCAGGAGGTGTGGGAGGTGCTGGGACCCCGGATCTTCACCTTCATGAACGACAGTTCCAATGTGGCCATGCTGCAGGTGTGTGCGGGGCGGGGGAGGCGAGATGTGGCTCCCTGGTGGAGAGGGCAGACGGGCCCGGTGGATGGGAAGGCGGGCTCCATGCAGACCCCACTTTGGtgttggtggtgtttttttttttttttttttttaaagagatggagtctcgctctgttgcccaggctggactgcagtggcgagatcttggctcattgcaacctccacctcctggattcaagcaattctcctgcttcagcctcacaagtagctgggatcacaggcatgtgccaacgctcccagctaatttttgtatttttagtagagaccatgttggccaggctggtctggaactcctggcctcaagtgatccgctcaccttggcctcccaaagtgctgggattacaggcatgagccactgcgcctgatcCAGACTCTCACTTTCACCTGCGCCCCCCAGCGGCTCCTGCAAGTGCAGGACGAAGGAAGAAGGCAGCCCACGCCTGGAGGCCAGGACCGCATGGAGGCCCTGCGATCCTTCCTGGACCCTGGGAGCGGTGGCTACAGCTGGCAGGACGCACATGCTGATGTGGGGCGCCTGGTGGGCACGCTGGGCCGAGTGGCGGAGGTGAGGGGCCGTCCACCTGCGGGGTCTGTTTCAGCGTGGAGGCAGGGCCCACCCTGGGGTTCCCACCCTGGTGTTCCCAGGGAGAGGGAGGCGGGCCCGGCCTTAGTAAGAGCCTGGGATTTGCAGAGATCTCAGGAGGGAGCCGGTCCCACACTGGGCCTATAAGGGGAAAACATGGCACAGCCCCGAGGTCCAGGGGGAGCAGCGGAGTGGTCTAGGAGGCAGGCAGACCCCAGCGCCTAGGACTCACCCCGCATCCCACAGTGCCTGTCCTTGGACAAGCTGGAGGCGGCACCCTCAGAGGCAGCCCTGGTGTCGCGGGCCCTGCAACTGCTCGCGGAACATCGATTCTGGGCCGGCGTCGTCTTCTTGGGACCTGAGGATTCTTCAGACCCCACTGAACACCCAACCCCAGACCTAGGCCCGGGTCACGTGCGCATCAAAATCCGCATGGACATTGACGTGGTCACCAGGACCAATAAGATCAGGGACAGGTCAGGCGAGAGTgggggggggggaggaggagggactgGGCGGGGCCAAGAGCGTGGTGGGTGGGGCCAGGCAGCATTCAGCCTATTGGAGACCATGATAGACAGGATCTGGGCTGTATCAACAGCGGTATAGTAGCCAGAGCCCAGGGCTCCTTAGACCAATAGGGGCCCGTGATAGGCGGGGCCTAGGTGCATGAGGGGCGTGGCCATGGGCCTGGGATAAGATTAGAGCAGGTATAGGTTGAGGGCAATGGTGGGCGGAGCCAAGTGTATCATTACACCCCTGGAATAAGGGTGGAGCTGAAATTGCACCGGGTGCTGAGCACAGTAGATCCCGCCTGtcatctcagaactttgggaggccaaggtgggagaatctctcGAGGACAGGTGTTCGAGACTAGCCCGGGCAATACAGTGAggcccccgccccccaccacccccaccaacctcaagaaaaatgtctttaaaaattagccaccatgggccgggcgtggtggctcacgtctgtaatcccagcactttgggaggccgaggcgggaggatcacgaggtcaggagatcgagaccatcctgagtaatacggtgaaaccccatctctactaaaaaatacataaaattagccgggcgtggtagcacacgcctgtagtcccagctacacgggaggctgaggcaggagaatcccttgaacccgggaggcagaggttgcagtgagccgagatggccgcactgcactccagcctgggcgatagagcgagagtccgtctcaaataaataaataaataaataaataaataaataaataaaattagccaggcgactTGGgcggcagaggtgggaggatcacttgatcccgggaggtcacggctgcagtgagctatgatcgcagctcttcactccagcctgggcgacagggcaagacccagtctcagaaaaaaaagttattcaggGCGGGGCCCTGAGAGTTTCTAGCCCTTCCCTACAACCTGCCACCATACCCCTCTCGCAGGTTTTGGGACCCTGGCCCAGCTGCGGACCCCTTGACCGACCTGCGCTACGTGTGGGGCGGCTTCGTGTACCTGCAGGACCTGGTGGAGCGCGCAGCCGTCCGCGTGCTCAGCGGCGCCGTCCCCCGGGCCGGCCTCTACCTGCAGCAGATGCCCTATCCGTGCTATGTGGATGACGTGTGAGCTCTGGCACCCCTCCCCGCTGTCCCCCGCGGCGGGAAGGTCCCGGGTGTAGGGGTGAGCCCAGGCTCTGTTGGGAACCTTTCTGCGGTCCAGGCTGCGAACTTGGCACCTTTACACCACTCCACGTGACCTGCTACAGCGGGAGGAGCAGGGGACTCTGAGGGTCTGGGGTCTCCCGGCACAGGCAGAGCCTGGCCTGCACTGATGCCTGGGAGCCCGAGGCTGGCTGGATCAGGGTCCAAGGAACAGGGAGGCGAATCTTCCCGTCTTGAGATCCCGGGACACGAACCAGTCGTGCCAGATGGTGGGGGGAGTGGGGCAGTCTGCGGAGGGTCTCTGGCCTCCACCCCAGCCGTCCCCACCCCAGGTTCCTGCGTGTGCTGAGCCGGTCGCTGCCGCTCTTCCTGACGCTGGCCTGGATCTACTCCGTGACGCTGACGGTGAAGGCCGTGGTGCGGGAGAAGGAGACACGGCTGCGGGACACCATGCGCGCCATGGGGCTCAGCCGCGGGGTGCTCTGGCTCGGCTGGTTCCTCAGCTGCCTCGGGCCCTTCCTGCTCAGCGCCGCGCTGCTGGTTCTGGTGCTCAAGGTGGGCGCGCGTCGGCCTGCCCAGTTGCAGAATGAGTGCGCAGGAGGGTGGCAGGCAGAAGCTGCCCCGCGTGGGTGCGCGCCCCCCGGGCCAATCCAGGAGCTGGACCTGAGCTCCCATCGCCTCCCACAGCTGGGGGACATCCTCCCCTACAGCCACCCGGGCGTGGTCTTCCTGTTCTTGGCGGCCTTCGCCGTGGCCACGGTGACCCAGAGCTTCCTGCTCAGCGCCTTCTTCTCCCGCGCCAACCTGGCTGCGGCCTGCGGCGGCCTGGCCTACTTCTCCCTCTATCTGCCCTACGTGCTGTGCGTGGCTTGGCGGGACCGGCTGCCGGCGGGTGGCCGCGTGGCCGCGGTGAGAGCCCGGTCGGGCGTGGGTGGGGGACGCACCCCGCCTCGGCCGCTCACTGACCGCCCGCTTTTCTGCAGAGCCTGCTGTCGCCCGTGGCCTTCGGCTTCGGCTGCGAGAGCCTGGCGCTGCTGGAGGAGCAGGGCGAGGGCGCGCAGTGGCACAACGTGGGCACCCAGCCCACAGCAGACGTCTTCAGCCTGGCCCAGGTCTCTGGCCTTCTGCTGCTGGACGCGGCGCTCTACAGCCTCGCCACCTGGTACCTGGAAGCCGTGTGCCCAGGTGGGCCGTAGGGCACGGGGCTCTGGGCCAAGTCGCACCTGCTTTGCGGGGGGATGGGCTAGGGGCGTGACCTCCAGGCCGTTTGGTACCCAGAGACTTATTCCCTTGGAGAGAAGGCGGGGCTTCCTGGCACAGGCATGCAGGTGGCTGCACTGGAGGGGTGCGGCCTGAGGCAGGTGGTGGGTGGGGTTTCTTAGCCCCTACACCTGGACGCCCTGATTCCAGGTGTGTGGCCAGAAGCTGGCACAGTCGCTGGGCActgtagctcacacttgtaataccagcactttgggaggccgaggcgggaggatcgcttgagtccaggagtttgagaccaggctgggcaacatagtgagactccatctctacaaaaagttagctgggcgtggtggcacgcacctgtagtcccagctacttggaaggatgaggtgggaggatcacttgagcctaggaggtcccgactgcagtaagccatgatcgtaccagcctgggcgacagaatgagacccccatctgctaaaaaaaaaaaaacaaaaaaactgggacaggtgcggtggctcacgcctgtaatcccagcactttgggaggctgaggcaggcggatcacctgaggttgggatatcgagaccagcctgaccaacatggagaagccccatctctactaaaaatacaaaattagccaggcgtggtggcgcatgcctgtaatcccacctactcaggaaggctgaggcaggagaattgcttgaacccgggaggtggaggttgtggtgagtcaagatcgagccactacactccagcatgggcaacaagagtgaaactcagtctcaaaaaaaaaaaaaggctggacgcggtggctcacgcctgttatcccagcactttggggaggccgaggcaggcagatcacgaggtcaggagatggagaccatcctggctaacacggtgaaaccccgtctctacaaaaaactggccaggcgtggtggtgggtgcctgtagtcccagctactcaggaggctgaggcaggagagtggtgtgaacccgggaggcagagcttgcagtgagcggaaatcgtgctactgcactccagcctggggacagagcgagactccgtctcaaaaaaaaaaaaaaaaaaaaaaacttgtacatTCCGGGGGGTGGGCTAAGTGATAACCAGTGCCCCTCCCCCCAGGCCAGTATGGGATCCCTGAACCATGGAATTTTCCATTTCGGAGGAGCTACTGGTGTGGACCTCGGCCCCCCAAGAGTCCAGCCCCGTGCCCCACACAGCTGGACCCAAAGGGTGAGGCCCTACAAGGCTTAATAGCTGGTTTCCCACTTAGATGCCCAGTTCTGCCCGCAAAACGAGATTCCACAGATGCCAATGTCAATGACCTGGACACCCCAACCCTCACGCCTGCCCTGAACACACTGCAGTCCCCAAGCTCCCCCAACTTTTATAGGCCCCAGCCCAGCAGGTCCCGGATTCCACAGCCTAGCTCTAAGGGACTTGCAGGCACCGGGACACCCATGACCTCCATGGCTGAGTCCATCCCGTCTCTGCAGTGCTGGTGGAGGAGGCACCGCCTGGCCTGAGTCCTGGCGTCTCCGTTCGCGGCCTGGAGAAGCACTTTGCTGGCAGCCCGCAGCCAGCCCTGCGGGGACTCAGCCTGGACTTCTACCAGGGCCACATCACCGCCTTCCTGGGCCACAACGGGGCCGGCAAGACCACGACACTGTGAGTGCCCCCAccactccttcccttcccttgggCCTCAGCTTCTCTAGCCATTCAATGGGAAAGGGATCAGAAGGTTCCCATACACCCGAATGGGagagaaaccacatctctactaaaaatacaaaaataagccaggtgtggtggtgcgtgcctgtaatcccagctactcgggaggctgaggcaggagaatcacttgaacccaggaggcggaggttgcagtgagccaagactgtgctgttgcactccagcctgggcaacagagcaagactctgtctcaaaaaaataaaaataaacaaataaataaaaatgaggctATCACAGGGTTTTGGATGTAGCATTTAATAGGTGCtctgtggccaggcgcggtggctcacacctgtaatcccagcactttgggaggccgaggcgggcggatcgcgaggtcaggagatcgagaccatcctggctaacacggtgaaaccccatctctactaaaaatgcaaaaaattagccgggcgaggtggcgggcgcctgtagtcccagctactcgggaggctgaggcaggaggatggcgtgaacccgggaggcggagcctgcagtgagccgagatcgtgccactgcactccagcctgggggacagagctagactccacctcaaaaaaaaaaaaaaaaaaaaaatttcttagaaagttcttttttttttttttttgagacggagtctcgctctgccgcccaggctggagtgcagtgactggatctcagctcactgcaagctccgcctcccgggttcacgccattctcctgcctcagcctcccgagtagctgggactacaggcgcccgccacctcgcccggctagtttttcgtatttttcagtagagacggggtttcaccgtgttagccaggatggtctcgatctcctgacctcgcgatccgcccgtctcggcctcccaaagtgctgggattacaggcttgagccaccgcgcccggccagaaagtTCTAAAAGAGGCCAGGcctgcgcagtggctcatgcctgtaatcccagcactttgggaggctcaggtgggcggatcaggaggtaaggagatcgagaacatcccggctaacacggtgaaaccccgtctctactaaaatacaaaaataattagccgggcgtggtggcaggtgcctgtagtcccagctactcaggaggctgaggcaggagaatggcgtgaacccaggaggcagagcttgcagtgagccgagatcaccccactgcactccagcctggatgacagatagagactccgtctcaaaaaaaaaaaaaatttaaaaagtaaaaataggtgCTCTGTAACTGTTGACGCACTCTGTGAAGGGGGCTGCTCTGAGACCCCTCTGCCCACAGGTCCATCTTGAGTGGTCTCTTCCCACCCAGTGGTGGCTCTGCGTTCATCCTGGGCCACGACGTCTGCTCCAGCATGACCGCCATCCGGCCCCACCTGGGCATCTGTCCCCAGTACAACGTGTTGTTTGACATGTGCGTCTCGGCAggcccagagtgcagtggtgggaagGGGCTGGACGCCGTCTGGGACTCTGCCTGCCACGTGGGTCACTCTGCTCTGTGCACTGGCCACAGGCTGACCGTGGGCGAGCACATCTGGTTCTATGGGCGGCTGAAGGGTCTGAGTGCCGCTGTGGTGGGTCCCGAGCAGCACCGTCTGCTGCAGGACGTGGGGCTGGTCTCCAAGCAGAGTGTGCAGACTCGCCACCTCTCTGGTGAGCCCAATCCCTAGGGAGGGGGGCTGGGGGAATCTCACAGGGAGGGGGGCTGGGGGAAGCCAGGTATTGAGGTCCATGTGAGTAGGCAGCCCTGCCCAAGGCTGGGTGCAACACACTGAGGTCCCTTCCCCATCTCTACCAGGTGGGATGCAACGGAAGCTGTCTGTGGCCATTGCCTTTGTGGGTGGCTCCCAAGTTGTTTTCCTGGATGAGCCTACAGCTGGTGTGGATCCTGCTTCCCGCCGCGGCATTTGGGAGCTGCTGCTCAAATACCGAGAAGGTCAGAGCTGGGGATTCTGCTTGAGGGGCCAGAAAAGGTTTCTGACAAGGAAGTGCTGGGGATGGGGTTTTGAGGAATGAGTAGGAGTTTGCTACATGTGGACCCCACTTCTTGCTATGGCATTTAGGGGCTGCTGCTCAAATACCAAGACAGTAAGAGTTGGGGGTAGCCAGAGGTTCCCCTGGATTCTGCCTAAGGGGCCAGGAAAGGTTTCTGACAAGGAGGTTCTGGGGATGAGGTTTTGagggatgaataggagtttgctTCATGGGGCAGACAACTCCTGGCAGAGGCCCCAGCTCGGGCAAAGACCCGGTGGCCTGATGGTAGTTGTGGGTTGGTCCCCCATGCCTAGGTCGCACACTGATCCTCTCCACCCACCACCTGGATGAGGCGGAGCTGCTGGGAGACCGTGTGGCTGTGGTAGCGGGGGGTCGCTTGTGCTGCTGTGGCTCCCCACTCTTCCTGCGTCGTCAACTGGGCTCTGGCTACTACCTGACGCTAGTGAAGGCCCGCCTTCCCCTGACCACCAGTGAGAAGGTGGGGACCAGCCTTCTCCTCACCCCTGACCTCCAGGACTCTGTTCAGCCCTGAAGGCCTAGTTACTTGGTGCCTCTCTGCCCGCAGGCTGACACTGACATGGAGGGCAGCATGGACACCGGGCAGGAAAAGAAGAACAGCAGCCAGGGCAGCAGAGTCGGTGAGGGCCGGGGTGGGAGACCCAGAGCGGGTGGGCAGTGGGGTGGTTGTGCCTTAATttgaggagaaggagggggagggggaggaagaaaagggggaggaggggggaaggaggaggaggaggaagatgagggaggaggaggagagggagggggagtgggaggaggaagagggggaggaagaggaggagggcagTTGCAGACCTGAGCCGATGTCCCCCATCCCTGGGCTGAGCCTGAACCATGAGATGAATTTGAACACTGACCCCACCTTTAACCCAACCAGGGCTGAGCCCAGAGACAAACCTACCCCAACCTCCTACCCTAGGTCCAGCGCTGCCctcaagttctttttttgtttgtttttgagtcttgctctgttgcccaggctggagtgcagtggtgtgatcctggctcactgcaacctctgcctcctgggttcaagcatttctcctgccttagcctcccgagtagctggagttacaggtgggtgccaccatgcctggctaatttttgtattattggtagaaatggggtttcaccatgttggtcaagctggtctcaaactcctgacctcaagtgatccccctatctcggcctccaaagtgtggggattacaggtgtgagccactgcacctggcctaagttCTTAACCTTGATCTCTGCCTGCAGGGACAGTCCCCTCACAGGTCACCAATGCCTCTTCCCCAGGGAGACTGGGGTGGGGCGTGAGCTGGGGCTCTCTGAAGCACCCCTCTGTCCACACAGGCACTCCTCAGCTGCTGGCCCTGGTGCAGCACTGGGTGCCCGGGACACGGCTGGTGGAGGAGCTGCCACACGAACTGGTGCTGGTGCTGCCCTACACGGGTGCCCATGACGGCAGCTTCGCCACACTCTTCCAAGAGCTAGACACGCGACTGGCAGAGCTGAGCCTCACTGGCTACGGGATCTCCGACACCAGCCTCGAGGAGGTGTGAGGCCTGGGTGCTGGTGAGGTGGGGCCAGAAggagggctgcctggaggaggtggtgttttgaaggatgaatagcAGTGTGTTTATGAGCAGCAAGGACATTCAGGGAGGAGGCATGGCACATGAGGAGCTCTGGTGGCTCAGATGTCCCTTGGGAAGGTCCGGGGGACCCATGGTGTAGGAGGGGTGGGGGGCTCATAAGCCCCCAGTTCCCCCTGTGGGTGTCCAGGCTCTGAGCCCCCCGCTTGTCTCCCCAGATCTTCCTGAAGGTGGTGGAGGACTATGCTGCGGACACAAATACGGAGGGTGCGGCCGCAGCTCCCTGACCCCTGACCCCGATCCAGAGTGGGACTGAAACCAAGTTCCCATCCCTGGCTTAGTCTGGTCCAAGGCATAGCGTTTACCCCTATGCCTGATTTCTGATCCCCCGATCTGTGATCTTCAACTTTGACCCTGACCCCAATGGCcctgcagatggcagctgtgggCAGCACCCGTGCACGGGCATTGCTGGCCTAGATGTGACCCTGCGGCTCAAGATGCCACCGGAAGAGACAGTGCTGGAGAATGGGGAGCCAGGTAAGTCCTCCCCAGTGGCCCTGTGGTTCTCCCAGCCCCCCACCCATAGCAGCGTGAGCACTGACCCTCTCATCCCTCACAGCTGGGTCAGCCCCAGAGACCCAGGCCCTGCAGGGCTCTGGGCCAGACACCGTGGGCCGGGTACAGGGCTGGGCACTGACCCGCCAGCAGCTCCAGGCCCTGCTTCTCAAGCGCTTTCTGCTTGCCCGCCGCAGCCGCCGCGGCCTGTTTGCGCAGGTGAGGGGGGCCAGCACCAGGGAGTCGCATGGGAGTCCCTGAGTTCCCTACCCTGGCCATCCACTCAGTGGCCTAATTCAAACCCTTACCCTCGTGTGTATTCCCAACCCAGAGCACATTTACTgagggcactggggagccatgggtGGTTGTAGAGCATGAGCAGGGACAGGGGCAAGCAAGCCTGGAAGGTGGGTGGAAGCAGCAGCTGA is a genomic window containing:
- the ABCA7 gene encoding phospholipid-transporting ATPase ABCA7 isoform X1, with protein sequence MAFWTQLMLLLWKNSMYRRRQPVQLLVELLWPLFLFFILVAVRHSHPPLEHHECHFPNKPLPSAGTVPWLQGLICNMNNTCFPQLTLGEEPGRLSNFNNSLVSRLLADARTVLGGASAHRTLAGLGKLIAMLRAAPSTARPQPTKQSPLEPPMLDVAELLTSLLRMESLGLALGQAQEPLQSLLEAAEDLAQEILALPSLVELQALLHRPRGTGGPLELLSEALCSARGPSSTVGPSLNWYEASDLMELVRQEPESALPDSSLSPACSELIGALDNHPLSRLLWRRLKPLILGKLLFAPDTPFTRKLMAQVNRTFEELALLRDVQEVWEVLGPRIFTFMNDSSNVAMLQRLLQVQDEGRRQPTPGGQDRMEALRSFLDPGSGGYSWQDAHADVGRLVGTLGRVAECLSLDKLEAAPSEAALVSRALQLLAEHRFWAGVVFLGPEDSSDPTEHPTPDLGPGHVRIKIRMDIDVVTRTNKIRDRFWDPGPAADPLTDLRYVWGGFVYLQDLVERAAVRVLSGAVPRAGLYLQQMPYPCYVDDVFLRVLSRSLPLFLTLAWIYSVTLTVKAVVREKETRLRDTMRAMGLSRGVLWLGWFLSCLGPFLLSAALLVLVLKLGDILPYSHPGVVFLFLAAFAVATVTQSFLLSAFFSRANLAAACGGLAYFSLYLPYVLCVAWRDRLPAGGRVAASLLSPVAFGFGCESLALLEEQGEGAQWHNVGTQPTADVFSLAQVSGLLLLDAALYSLATWYLEAVCPGQYGIPEPWNFPFRRSYWCGPRPPKSPAPCPTQLDPKVLVEEAPPGLSPGVSVRGLEKHFAGSPQPALRGLSLDFYQGHITAFLGHNGAGKTTTLSILSGLFPPSGGSAFILGHDVCSSMTAIRPHLGICPQYNVLFDMLTVGEHIWFYGRLKGLSAAVVGPEQHRLLQDVGLVSKQSVQTRHLSGGMQRKLSVAIAFVGGSQVVFLDEPTAGVDPASRRGIWELLLKYREGRTLILSTHHLDEAELLGDRVAVVAGGRLCCCGSPLFLRRQLGSGYYLTLVKARLPLTTSEKADTDMEGSMDTGQEKKNSSQGSRVGTPQLLALVQHWVPGTRLVEELPHELVLVLPYTGAHDGSFATLFQELDTRLAELSLTGYGISDTSLEEIFLKVVEDYAADTNTEDGSCGQHPCTGIAGLDVTLRLKMPPEETVLENGEPAGSAPETQALQGSGPDTVGRVQGWALTRQQLQALLLKRFLLARRSRRGLFAQIVLPALFVGLALVFSLIVPPFGHYPALRLSPTMYGAQVSFFSEDAPGDPGRARLLEALLQEAGLEEPSVQNSSNRFSAPEVPAEVAKVLASGNWTPESPSPDCQCSRPGVRRLLPDCPAAAGGPPPPQAVSSSGEVIQNLTGRNLSDFLVKTYPRLVRQGLKTKKWVNEVRYGGFSLGGRDPSLPSGQELGHSVEELWALLSPLPGGALDRVLNNLTAWTHSLDSQDSLKIWFNNKGWHSMVAFVNRANNALLRAHLPPGSARHTHSITTLNHPLNLTKEQLSEAALMASSVDVLVSICVVFAMSFVPASFTLVLIEERVTRAKHLQLMGGLSPTLYWLGNFLWDMCNYLVPACIVVLIFLAFQQRAYVAPANLPALLLLLLLYGWSITPLMYPASFFFSVPSTAYVVLTCINLFIGINGSMATFVLELFSDQKLQEVSRILKQVFLIFPHFCLGRGLIDMVRNQAMADAFERLGDRQFQSPLRWEVVGKNLLAMVIQGPVFLLFTLLLQHRSQLLPQPKVRSLPPLGLEDEDVARERERVVRGATQGDVLVLRNLTKVYHGQRMPAVDRLCLGIPPGECFGLLGVNGAGKTSTFRMVTGDTLASGGEAVLAGHSVAQEPSAAHLSMGYCPQSDAIFELLTGREHLELFARLRGVPETQVAQTAGSGLARLGLSWYADRPAGTYSGGNKRKLATAVALVGDPAMVFLDEPTTGMDPSARRFLWNSLLAVVREGRSVMLTSHSMEECEALCSRLAIMVNGRFCCLGSPQHLKGRFAAGHTLTLRVPAERSQPAAAFVAAEFPGAELREAHGCRLRFQLPPGGRCALARVFGVLAVHGAEHGVEDFSVSQTMLEEVFLYFSEDQGKDEDAEEHKEAGVGVDPAPGLQRPKRISQFLDDPSTEETVL